A genomic segment from Desulfurella amilsii encodes:
- a CDS encoding YbgC/FadM family acyl-CoA thioesterase, translated as MISYSTRIYYDDTDAGGVVYYANYLKLCERAKQEFFLKNGIDLFKLHNEGILLMVSSVNAYYRKPIYLGDYVDVDVEITQMKNASLTLKFRLLVGDETKSEVEILSACIKDSKPAKLPHSIRALYAQ; from the coding sequence ATGATTAGTTACTCTACACGTATTTATTACGATGATACAGATGCAGGTGGTGTGGTATACTACGCTAATTACCTTAAACTGTGTGAGCGGGCAAAACAGGAATTTTTTCTAAAAAACGGCATAGATTTGTTTAAACTGCACAATGAAGGCATATTGCTTATGGTTTCAAGCGTTAATGCCTATTACCGAAAGCCCATATACTTAGGTGACTATGTGGATGTAGATGTTGAAATTACACAGATGAAAAACGCTAGCTTAACGCTAAAGTTTCGCTTACTTGTTGGCGATGAAACAAAAAGCGAGGTTGAAATTTTATCTGCATGCATAAAAGACTCAAAACCAGCAAAACTACCGCACAGCATCAGGGCTTTATATGCACAGTAA
- a CDS encoding purine-nucleoside phosphorylase: MHSKLGKSDVCIITGTGIKIDLKSFVKTKQLDYSEFDLPKPTTASHKGYFEVFEGQNSRIIIANGRFHYYEGLNPKELRALPQVLCETHPKLVILTNSTGGLNPFFKKGDLMVIKDHINLTNTNPLIGIDSDNKFVDMVDAYSAFYIEKLKESALKLSIDLKEGVYVGVSGPSLETPAETRFLRLIGADCVAMSLINETITARFFGVNVLGVSIITNVNKPDCMGKIPIEEVIAQGGLASKKLSILLDDFLVTNDFNQKRT; encoded by the coding sequence ATGCACAGTAAACTTGGAAAATCTGATGTTTGTATTATAACAGGCACAGGTATAAAAATTGACTTAAAGTCATTTGTAAAAACTAAACAGTTGGATTACAGCGAGTTTGACTTGCCAAAGCCCACAACTGCCTCGCACAAAGGCTATTTTGAGGTATTTGAAGGCCAAAATTCTCGCATTATCATAGCCAATGGGCGCTTTCACTACTATGAAGGCTTAAACCCTAAAGAGCTAAGAGCCCTGCCGCAAGTGCTGTGCGAAACTCATCCTAAGCTTGTTATTTTGACAAATTCTACAGGCGGTCTTAACCCATTTTTTAAAAAAGGTGATTTAATGGTAATAAAAGACCACATAAACCTTACAAATACAAATCCTTTAATCGGTATTGATTCAGATAATAAATTTGTAGACATGGTTGATGCTTACAGCGCCTTTTATATAGAAAAACTAAAAGAAAGCGCACTTAAGCTATCTATCGATTTAAAAGAAGGTGTTTATGTGGGCGTAAGTGGTCCTTCGCTTGAAACACCCGCAGAAACAAGGTTTCTAAGGCTAATCGGCGCAGATTGTGTGGCTATGAGTCTTATAAACGAAACAATAACAGCGAGGTTTTTTGGTGTCAATGTACTTGGCGTTTCTATTATTACAAATGTAAATAAGCCCGACTGTATGGGAAAAATCCCCATTGAAGAAGTAATAGCACAAGGCGGTTTAGCTTCAAAAAAACTATCTATACTGCTTGATGATTTTTTAGTAACCAATGATTTTAATCAAAAACGCACTTAA
- the purF gene encoding amidophosphoribosyltransferase, translated as MKDLFDKLHEHCALFGIYNIKEASNYVYLGLHALQHRGQEGCGIVTRDKDVFYKKRSRGLVLEAFDKTDIENLKGDIGIGHNRYSTSGDSSLVNLQPLTASFDLGDIAIAHNGNIVNAYNIKQKLISDGAIFSSNSDTEVIIHLIARQKGSFDERLVGALSQLKGAFSLVMLFNDTLYAIKDPWGFRPLAMGELGDSCCFASETCAFDLIGAKFIRELESGEIVKVDKYGVNSFKPFKSENSYRCVFEHIYFARPDSYLWDNHVYEIRKKIGQKLALKSSVDADVVIAVPDSGMPAAIGYAQASGLPFEMGIIRNHYVGRTFIEPTDSIRHFGVKLKLNPSSDVLNNKRVVVVDDSIVRGTTSRRIVKMIRNAGAKEVHLRIASPPVTHPCFYGIDTPTKSELIASSHTIEEITKYATADSIAYLSLEDLKEIVGESGYCFACFSGNYPISLKV; from the coding sequence ATGAAAGACCTATTTGATAAACTACACGAGCATTGTGCCCTCTTTGGAATATACAACATAAAAGAGGCGTCAAACTACGTATATTTAGGTTTACACGCGCTTCAGCATAGGGGACAGGAAGGCTGTGGGATAGTTACAAGAGATAAGGATGTTTTTTATAAAAAACGCTCACGTGGTCTTGTATTAGAAGCATTTGATAAGACTGACATTGAAAATTTAAAAGGCGATATAGGCATAGGACACAATAGGTATTCAACAAGCGGTGATTCTTCACTGGTGAACCTACAGCCTTTAACTGCAAGCTTTGATTTGGGTGATATTGCAATTGCTCACAATGGTAATATCGTTAATGCATACAACATAAAACAAAAACTCATAAGCGATGGCGCTATATTTAGCTCAAACAGCGACACAGAAGTTATTATTCATTTAATAGCAAGGCAAAAAGGTTCTTTTGATGAAAGGCTTGTAGGGGCTTTGAGTCAACTAAAAGGCGCTTTTTCGCTTGTTATGCTGTTTAATGATACGTTGTATGCCATTAAAGACCCTTGGGGTTTTAGGCCTCTTGCAATGGGTGAGCTTGGGGATTCGTGCTGTTTTGCAAGCGAAACTTGCGCATTTGACTTAATTGGCGCAAAGTTTATAAGGGAGCTTGAAAGTGGAGAGATTGTAAAAGTAGACAAATACGGCGTAAACTCGTTTAAGCCTTTTAAAAGCGAAAACTCATACAGGTGCGTTTTTGAGCATATATACTTTGCAAGGCCAGATTCTTACCTGTGGGATAACCATGTGTATGAAATAAGAAAAAAAATTGGTCAAAAATTAGCTTTAAAATCTAGCGTGGATGCAGATGTAGTAATAGCTGTGCCAGATTCAGGTATGCCTGCTGCCATAGGTTACGCTCAAGCCTCTGGTTTGCCTTTTGAGATGGGCATTATTAGAAATCACTATGTAGGCAGAACATTTATAGAACCAACAGATTCTATCAGACATTTTGGCGTAAAACTAAAATTAAACCCCTCAAGTGATGTGCTGAATAATAAAAGGGTAGTAGTAGTAGATGATTCTATTGTAAGAGGCACAACAAGCAGACGCATTGTAAAAATGATAAGGAATGCAGGTGCAAAAGAAGTGCACTTGCGTATAGCAAGCCCGCCCGTTACGCATCCATGTTTTTACGGTATTGATACGCCAACCAAATCAGAGCTTATTGCATCAAGCCACACAATTGAAGAAATTACAAAATATGCAACAGCCGATTCAATAGCATACCTTTCGCTTGAAGATTTAAAAGAAATTGTGGGCGAAAGCGGATACTGTTTTGCTTGTTTTAGCGGTAATTACCCTATAAGTTTGAAAGTTTAG
- the spoVG gene encoding septation regulator SpoVG, translating into MDITEVKISPISGDEKLKAFATVTFDDCFLVRDLKIINGKKGFFVAMPSRKMKDGTFKDIAHPLNNAMRQQLEAKVLEEYNKSIEEPKS; encoded by the coding sequence ATGGACATTACAGAAGTTAAAATCAGCCCTATAAGCGGCGACGAGAAACTCAAAGCATTTGCAACTGTTACATTTGATGATTGTTTTTTGGTTAGAGACCTAAAAATCATTAACGGAAAAAAAGGTTTCTTTGTAGCTATGCCTAGCAGAAAAATGAAAGATGGCACATTTAAAGATATAGCACATCCGCTAAACAATGCCATGAGGCAGCAATTAGAAGCAAAAGTTTTAGAAGAGTACAATAAATCCATAGAAGAGCCAAAATCTTGA
- the dapB gene encoding 4-hydroxy-tetrahydrodipicolinate reductase, with amino-acid sequence MVNLIVCGICGKMGRRIATLVLQSGKFKLVGATEGLPDCIGKDVGVVLGGAPINIKVSEKLSDCINEGDCVIDFTNCKSTLENVRCACENKKSIVVGTTGCDNDFVEQIKKLSVMCPIVMTPNMSLGVNILFEIVKETARYLGSDFDVEIIEMHHRAKKDAPSGTALKLGQKAAEGLGINFEQNAKFSRFGEALRAKNEIGIMALRGGDVVGEHTVIFAGDAERIEITHKASSRDVFAKGALKAALWVVDKLPGFYDMNDVLGIKSK; translated from the coding sequence ATGGTTAATTTAATAGTTTGCGGTATATGTGGTAAAATGGGTAGGCGTATTGCAACACTTGTCCTTCAAAGTGGTAAATTTAAACTTGTTGGGGCAACGGAAGGCTTGCCAGATTGTATAGGCAAAGACGTAGGCGTTGTGCTTGGGGGGGCCCCAATAAATATAAAAGTTAGTGAAAAATTATCAGATTGCATAAATGAAGGTGATTGTGTTATAGATTTTACAAACTGTAAATCAACGCTTGAAAATGTAAGATGCGCCTGCGAAAATAAAAAATCCATCGTGGTAGGCACAACCGGCTGTGACAATGATTTTGTTGAACAGATTAAAAAGTTATCGGTTATGTGTCCTATTGTGATGACACCAAATATGAGTTTGGGTGTAAATATCCTGTTTGAAATTGTAAAAGAAACCGCTCGCTACCTAGGCAGCGATTTTGATGTAGAAATTATAGAAATGCACCATAGAGCCAAAAAGGACGCCCCAAGCGGTACCGCTTTAAAATTAGGCCAAAAAGCTGCGGAAGGCTTAGGTATTAATTTTGAGCAAAACGCAAAATTTTCTCGCTTTGGCGAAGCTTTGCGGGCAAAAAACGAAATAGGTATAATGGCACTTAGGGGCGGAGATGTAGTAGGTGAGCACACTGTGATTTTTGCAGGGGATGCAGAACGTATAGAAATTACACACAAAGCCTCTTCGCGTGATGTATTTGCAAAAGGTGCTCTAAAAGCCGCACTGTGGGTGGTTGACAAACTGCCTGGATTTTATGATATGAACGATGTGCTTGGCATAAAATCTAAATGA
- a CDS encoding glycosyltransferase family 4 protein, with the protein MKTALVHDWLPILGGAEKVLESIYELYPSPIYTLLKNSKVLKGSVFEDATIHTSLVQNLPFAKTKYRSYLPFFPFAVEQFDLSDYDLIISSSYAVAKGVLIRPNQTHICYCHSPIRYAWDMYFEYLKDAKLEKGFKALIAKIVLHYIRMWDYASAQRVDYFVANSINVANRIKKFYGKSASVIYPPVDVDKFDLCEQKEDFYLTASRLVPYKKIDLIVEAFSNMPNKKLIVCGDGPQMQLIKKKAAKNIEIIGFASFDKLKLYMQKAKAFVFAAKEDFGIVPVEAMSCGTPVIAYKAGGSLETVVENVTGIFFEKQNIKSIVEAVDLFEDKKDIFDPKTIRNHALQFSKQRFKEQFRAFVEEKVLISQ; encoded by the coding sequence ATGAAAACAGCTTTAGTTCACGATTGGTTACCTATTTTGGGTGGTGCAGAAAAAGTATTGGAAAGTATTTACGAGCTTTATCCATCACCTATTTATACATTACTCAAAAATAGTAAGGTACTTAAGGGTTCTGTGTTTGAAGATGCGACCATACACACATCACTGGTACAAAACCTGCCATTTGCTAAAACTAAATATAGAAGCTATCTGCCGTTTTTTCCATTTGCTGTTGAGCAGTTTGATTTGTCAGACTATGATCTTATTATCTCTTCAAGCTATGCTGTAGCAAAAGGGGTTCTAATCCGGCCAAACCAAACGCACATTTGCTACTGCCACAGCCCCATTAGATACGCATGGGATATGTACTTTGAGTATTTAAAAGATGCTAAACTCGAAAAAGGTTTTAAAGCACTTATTGCAAAAATCGTGTTACACTATATTAGAATGTGGGATTATGCAAGCGCACAAAGGGTAGACTACTTTGTAGCAAATTCAATTAATGTAGCAAATAGAATAAAAAAATTTTACGGTAAAAGTGCTAGCGTGATATACCCGCCAGTTGATGTAGATAAGTTTGATTTGTGTGAACAAAAAGAAGATTTCTACTTAACTGCATCTCGCCTTGTGCCGTACAAAAAAATTGATTTAATTGTGGAAGCATTCTCAAATATGCCCAATAAAAAACTTATCGTATGCGGAGATGGACCACAAATGCAACTTATAAAGAAAAAAGCTGCAAAAAATATAGAAATAATCGGTTTTGCTTCATTTGATAAACTAAAGCTTTACATGCAAAAAGCTAAAGCATTTGTTTTTGCTGCAAAGGAAGACTTTGGTATTGTACCAGTAGAGGCTATGAGTTGTGGAACACCCGTTATTGCATATAAAGCCGGAGGATCGCTTGAAACGGTAGTGGAAAATGTTACCGGCATTTTTTTTGAAAAACAAAACATAAAGAGTATCGTTGAAGCGGTAGATCTTTTTGAAGACAAAAAAGACATCTTTGACCCAAAAACAATAAGAAACCATGCTTTGCAATTTAGCAAGCAGCGCTTTAAAGAACAATTTAGAGCTTTTGTAGAAGAAAAGGTTTTAATAAGCCAATGA
- the wbaP gene encoding undecaprenyl-phosphate galactose phosphotransferase WbaP: MKNTDVVKKPLSILLLIIGDFAAFCVSFALAFFTRKYIGHIILLPKFIVYGYLSKLFWLPLVYFFFFSIEGLYTKKIHFWYELKILIKAVFISFIVCLSIVSIGKLTDFISRLFLFFLLFYSLIVFPIFRIALKNILFFLGLWKERTLIIGISPTSIKFAQSFNNNKYLGLDIVGFAGQTKEHIEGFKTIPLSHAKKITTALNINTIIIDENALNEEESSKISQELGFFVNRVIFIPKKHLIFLFNSEVNYLFVEKIFILSVKNNLKSLTNRMLKRIFDLFVSIVLLPFLVIVMFIIAVIIKLDSKGSIFYVSKRLGQNGKLFNFLKFRTMYEDNDKLLKDYLSQNEKARLEWERYKKLKDFDPRVTRFGRFLRKTSLDELPQIINVLFGQMSLVGPRPYLESELDRINDSIGTIVLTKPGITGLWQVSGRNELDFQTRVDLDCFYVTNWSLWFDIIILLKTIYAVLKQKGAY, translated from the coding sequence ATGAAAAACACTGATGTAGTAAAAAAACCACTTTCTATACTGCTCTTAATCATAGGAGATTTTGCTGCTTTTTGCGTATCTTTTGCTTTAGCTTTCTTTACAAGAAAATACATTGGCCATATTATTCTCTTGCCAAAATTTATCGTTTATGGTTATTTGTCAAAGCTCTTTTGGCTACCTTTGGTTTATTTTTTCTTTTTTTCGATAGAGGGTTTATATACAAAAAAAATACATTTCTGGTATGAACTAAAAATACTTATAAAAGCTGTATTTATTTCCTTTATTGTGTGCTTATCTATTGTTAGTATTGGAAAACTGACAGATTTTATTTCAAGGTTATTTTTGTTCTTTTTGCTTTTTTATAGTTTGATCGTTTTTCCAATATTTAGGATTGCCCTAAAAAATATACTATTTTTTCTTGGCTTATGGAAAGAAAGAACTCTCATAATAGGTATAAGCCCAACGAGCATTAAGTTTGCTCAAAGTTTTAATAACAACAAGTATCTGGGTTTAGATATTGTAGGTTTTGCTGGTCAAACAAAAGAACATATTGAAGGGTTTAAAACAATTCCTCTCTCGCACGCAAAAAAAATAACCACAGCACTTAATATTAATACGATTATAATAGATGAAAACGCACTAAACGAAGAAGAATCATCCAAAATTTCGCAAGAATTGGGCTTTTTTGTAAACCGCGTTATATTTATTCCTAAAAAACATTTAATTTTTCTTTTTAATAGCGAAGTAAACTACCTTTTTGTAGAAAAGATTTTTATTTTAAGCGTAAAAAACAATCTAAAATCTCTGACAAATAGAATGCTAAAAAGGATATTTGATTTATTTGTAAGTATAGTTTTATTGCCTTTTTTGGTAATTGTAATGTTTATTATTGCTGTTATCATAAAACTTGATTCAAAAGGAAGCATTTTTTATGTTAGCAAAAGACTTGGCCAAAATGGTAAACTGTTTAATTTTTTGAAATTTCGCACTATGTATGAGGATAATGATAAACTTTTAAAAGATTATCTGTCTCAAAATGAAAAAGCACGGTTAGAATGGGAGCGCTACAAGAAACTCAAAGATTTTGACCCTAGAGTGACCAGGTTTGGGCGTTTTTTGCGCAAAACTTCTCTAGATGAGCTGCCTCAAATTATAAATGTGTTGTTTGGTCAAATGAGCCTTGTAGGTCCAAGGCCTTATTTGGAGTCAGAGCTAGATAGAATCAACGATTCAATTGGGACTATTGTGCTAACAAAACCAGGCATCACGGGACTATGGCAGGTATCTGGCAGAAACGAGCTTGACTTCCAAACACGCGTGGACCTTGATTGCTTTTATGTAACAAATTGGTCTTTGTGGTTTGATATAATAATTCTTTTAAAAACAATTTATGCGGTATTAAAACAAAAAGGAGCATACTGA
- a CDS encoding amidohydrolase — MILIKNALNLDGFRTSILIEGNKILKVQSDVAQELSPQATIIDASNMLAISGFFNAHTHAAMTIFRGYQDDLALQDWLNKIFKLEAAYVDETMVYWCSKLACLEMVSCGTTGFMDMYFFEDQVAKSALDVGLRVVIGEGLLSFQTPFCADFKEGLKKTFDLKEKYKDHPKAKVSFAPHSLYTVEKNDLELLSNTIDKNDFVQIHLAENLTEVNTVLSKFGQPPTFVLEEFGLLNSNTYLAHCVHLTDDEIELIQKRNAHVIHNPQSNMKLSSGISSVCKMIQKGVDVCLGTDGCASNNNLDMIEELRSAALLQKLFNPSYMNAKLAVRIAQNFGGFFDVALSEGKLADVVLIDLDAIEAIPLYNPASFLAYAANSKSVDTVIIDGKIIYKNKEFVDVDVQEVKFNVKKIAKKIGSL, encoded by the coding sequence ATGATTTTAATCAAAAACGCACTTAACTTAGACGGTTTTAGAACATCTATACTTATCGAAGGTAACAAAATATTAAAAGTACAAAGTGATGTGGCACAAGAGTTGTCCCCACAGGCTACTATTATCGATGCAAGCAACATGCTCGCAATTAGCGGATTTTTTAATGCACATACGCATGCGGCTATGACTATCTTTAGGGGGTACCAGGATGATCTTGCTCTGCAAGATTGGCTGAATAAAATTTTCAAACTTGAAGCAGCCTATGTGGACGAAACAATGGTTTATTGGTGTTCAAAACTTGCCTGCTTAGAGATGGTTTCTTGTGGCACCACTGGTTTTATGGATATGTACTTTTTTGAAGATCAAGTAGCAAAAAGCGCTTTGGATGTGGGTCTAAGAGTCGTTATCGGAGAGGGCTTGCTATCTTTTCAAACGCCTTTTTGCGCTGATTTTAAAGAAGGCCTCAAAAAAACATTTGACTTAAAAGAAAAATACAAAGACCACCCAAAAGCAAAGGTTAGTTTTGCGCCCCACTCCCTATACACAGTGGAGAAAAACGATTTAGAACTGCTTTCCAATACTATAGACAAAAATGATTTTGTGCAGATACATTTGGCAGAAAATTTGACCGAAGTAAATACAGTTTTATCAAAATTTGGCCAACCCCCCACATTTGTGCTGGAAGAGTTTGGCCTTTTAAATAGCAATACCTACTTAGCTCACTGTGTGCACTTAACAGATGACGAAATTGAGCTTATACAAAAAAGAAACGCACATGTTATTCATAATCCTCAAAGTAACATGAAGCTTTCAAGCGGTATAAGCAGTGTGTGCAAAATGATTCAAAAGGGCGTTGATGTTTGTTTGGGCACAGATGGCTGCGCAAGCAACAATAACCTTGATATGATAGAAGAGCTAAGAAGTGCCGCGCTACTTCAAAAACTATTTAACCCTTCTTATATGAACGCAAAACTTGCAGTTAGAATTGCGCAGAATTTTGGCGGTTTCTTTGATGTGGCTTTAAGCGAAGGAAAGCTTGCCGATGTGGTTTTAATTGATTTAGACGCAATAGAGGCAATCCCTTTATACAACCCCGCCTCTTTTTTAGCCTATGCTGCAAACTCAAAAAGTGTTGATACAGTCATAATTGATGGTAAAATTATCTACAAAAACAAAGAATTTGTAGATGTTGATGTGCAAGAAGTCAAATTTAATGTAAAAAAAATCGCAAAAAAGATCGGAAGCCTGTGA
- a CDS encoding O-antigen ligase family protein — MSIDSKKLSYQLLYISALMFAVFVATSIAADSLAISVGLIGLIMMIASRQFRFKRSDMPPALFSATYFWSSIFSLNPLNSLMNFHYIWHFAPYWIVSRIKDNYQTIIKVLAVFVIVSAFGVYFNAFFCLKPANIFSTSLSHLHLSYPSKACAPEGFSGFPSYIGAIMLISTFFFGALGFFAKKKLYIITSIFALIAVVLTQERQDWLGLLVGVLFVPFFVRSKKIWLIYLIGVILAVGLSQTSFVENRLRYTLHFTKDPDIVIRFAMIKASFDIFNHSSITRKLTGYGPHYASKIVHDDTVVFYKQLANKYHINPNANIATVIDNYYINILMSAGLVGLLFVLTAFFMLLINNIKAIKYAEDEKKSILIGMSLGLIAFYVASGFDNLLGSAQVSIFLSFMLGINSFALEN, encoded by the coding sequence ATGAGTATCGATTCAAAAAAACTATCTTATCAATTGCTATACATTAGCGCCTTGATGTTTGCTGTTTTTGTTGCTACATCCATTGCTGCAGATAGCTTAGCTATTAGTGTCGGGCTTATTGGTTTAATAATGATGATCGCTAGCAGGCAGTTTAGATTTAAACGAAGTGATATGCCACCCGCTTTGTTTTCTGCTACTTATTTTTGGTCGAGTATATTTTCGCTTAACCCACTGAACAGCTTAATGAACTTTCACTATATTTGGCATTTTGCTCCATACTGGATTGTCTCGCGCATAAAAGACAATTACCAGACAATTATTAAAGTGCTTGCTGTTTTTGTTATTGTTAGTGCCTTTGGTGTATATTTTAACGCATTTTTTTGTCTAAAACCCGCAAATATTTTCAGCACAAGTTTATCGCACTTGCATCTTTCATACCCCAGCAAAGCGTGCGCACCAGAAGGGTTTTCTGGCTTTCCATCCTACATTGGCGCAATTATGCTAATCTCGACATTTTTCTTTGGGGCACTGGGTTTTTTTGCCAAAAAGAAACTTTACATAATAACATCCATTTTTGCTTTGATTGCTGTAGTTTTGACGCAAGAGCGACAGGACTGGTTGGGTCTGCTTGTTGGTGTTTTATTTGTACCATTTTTTGTTAGAAGCAAAAAAATATGGTTAATTTACCTTATTGGTGTAATATTAGCGGTTGGACTTAGCCAAACAAGTTTTGTAGAAAATCGACTGCGATATACGCTGCATTTTACAAAAGATCCAGATATCGTAATTCGTTTTGCAATGATCAAAGCTTCGTTTGATATATTTAACCACTCAAGCATAACAAGAAAACTCACCGGCTATGGGCCCCACTACGCCAGTAAAATTGTTCATGATGATACCGTTGTGTTTTACAAGCAGTTGGCAAATAAGTACCATATAAACCCAAATGCCAATATTGCCACAGTTATTGACAATTATTACATAAACATTTTAATGAGCGCAGGCCTTGTAGGACTTTTGTTTGTTTTAACCGCTTTTTTCATGCTTTTAATAAACAACATAAAAGCCATAAAATATGCTGAAGATGAAAAGAAGAGTATTTTGATCGGTATGAGTTTAGGCCTTATTGCGTTTTATGTAGCAAGTGGTTTTGATAATCTGCTTGGAAGCGCACAGGTGAGCATATTTTTATCGTTTATGCTGGGCATAAATAGCTTTGCGCTAGAAAATTGA
- the ispE gene encoding 4-(cytidine 5'-diphospho)-2-C-methyl-D-erythritol kinase: MIVKSYAKINLVLYVLNKRPDGYHDIISIITKVDFFDLIEIKPSGILSVLTNKPELNNNSNLAFRSAKKFFEESRIKDAVKIDIQKHIPLEAGLGGGSSNAAYTLLALNKMYDYVLSFDKLLDISLQLGSDCPFFLYENANLVCSKGEQVYPLDFLLKPQPIIIVKPEMGVSTKLAYSNLILTKRNNINKMTLVDRLKKGGPLAIMHNDLESSVFKLYPAIEYLKRKIYEIAQNALLCGSGSSVFAFAENCERQQIISMLDDGYFFKTTTILNNEGRDLYGHYRS; the protein is encoded by the coding sequence GTGATTGTCAAATCTTACGCTAAAATCAATTTAGTCCTTTATGTATTAAACAAAAGACCAGATGGCTATCACGATATAATTTCGATCATTACAAAGGTTGATTTTTTTGATTTGATTGAAATTAAGCCTTCAGGGATTTTATCGGTACTAACAAACAAGCCTGAGTTAAACAACAATTCAAATTTAGCCTTCAGGTCTGCCAAAAAATTTTTTGAAGAATCGCGCATAAAAGATGCGGTAAAAATTGATATACAAAAACACATACCGCTTGAAGCGGGTCTTGGCGGTGGCAGCTCAAATGCAGCATATACACTTTTGGCTCTAAACAAAATGTACGATTATGTTTTGAGTTTTGATAAATTACTTGATATTTCGCTGCAGCTTGGCAGTGATTGTCCTTTTTTTTTGTATGAAAACGCAAATCTTGTGTGTTCTAAGGGAGAGCAGGTTTACCCTCTTGATTTTTTGCTCAAACCGCAGCCGATAATTATTGTGAAGCCAGAGATGGGCGTTAGTACAAAATTAGCCTACAGCAATTTAATATTGACAAAACGTAATAATATCAATAAAATGACTCTCGTGGATAGATTGAAAAAAGGCGGACCCCTAGCTATTATGCACAACGACTTAGAAAGCAGCGTATTTAAACTTTACCCTGCGATAGAGTATTTGAAGCGTAAAATTTATGAGATTGCTCAAAATGCCCTGCTTTGTGGAAGTGGCTCAAGCGTTTTTGCTTTTGCAGAAAATTGTGAGAGGCAGCAGATTATCTCGATGCTTGATGATGGCTATTTTTTTAAAACAACAACAATTTTAAATAACGAGGGAAGGGATTTGTATGGACATTACAGAAGTTAA
- the dapA gene encoding 4-hydroxy-tetrahydrodipicolinate synthase, with protein sequence MFELKGAMTAIVTPFKNGKFDDVSFRNLIKRQIENGIDCIVPCGTTGEAVTLDFNEYEKVVGTCVEECKGQVGVLAGAGSNNTKKVIEMAKLAQSLGADAILSVTPYYNKPTQEGLYQHYKAIADAVDVGVVIYNVPGRTSVNILPDAVARLSEIDNIIGIKEASGSLNQVSEIIEKAKEGFSVVSGDDFLTLPMLSIGGQGIISVTSNVAPAMISEQYDAFVAGDLKKAKALHHKMYPLHQMMFIETNPIPVKTAVALMGLVEEEFRLPLCKISNTNKEKLKTMLKEYEFLG encoded by the coding sequence ATGTTTGAGCTAAAAGGCGCTATGACGGCTATTGTTACACCGTTTAAGAATGGGAAGTTTGATGACGTATCTTTTAGGAATTTAATTAAAAGACAAATTGAAAATGGTATTGACTGTATAGTACCATGTGGCACAACAGGTGAAGCTGTAACATTAGACTTTAATGAATACGAAAAAGTTGTTGGAACATGTGTTGAAGAGTGCAAAGGGCAAGTAGGTGTGCTTGCTGGCGCTGGCAGTAATAATACAAAGAAAGTGATTGAGATGGCAAAATTAGCCCAAAGTCTGGGTGCTGATGCAATTTTGTCTGTAACGCCTTATTACAACAAACCAACCCAAGAAGGCTTGTACCAGCACTACAAAGCTATAGCAGATGCTGTAGATGTAGGCGTTGTAATTTACAATGTACCGGGTAGAACTTCAGTTAATATACTGCCAGATGCAGTGGCAAGGCTTAGCGAAATTGATAATATTATTGGCATAAAAGAAGCGAGCGGTTCGCTAAACCAGGTATCAGAGATTATTGAGAAAGCAAAAGAAGGTTTTAGCGTTGTAAGTGGTGATGACTTTTTAACACTGCCTATGCTTTCTATAGGCGGACAGGGTATTATTTCTGTTACCTCAAATGTGGCACCTGCAATGATTAGTGAGCAGTACGATGCTTTTGTAGCAGGGGACTTAAAAAAAGCAAAAGCACTCCACCACAAAATGTACCCACTTCACCAGATGATGTTTATAGAAACAAACCCTATACCGGTAAAAACTGCTGTTGCTCTTATGGGCCTTGTAGAAGAAGAATTTAGACTACCTTTGTGTAAAATATCAAACACAAACAAAGAAAAACTAAAAACTATGCTAAAAGAATACGAATTTTTGGGCTAG